The Sphaerospermopsis torques-reginae ITEP-024 genome has a window encoding:
- a CDS encoding TIGR03943 family putative permease subunit: protein MTTIQNPKSKIQNQLLPWLDVLAITAWGILMLKYWFTGELNLLIHPDFFWLVILGAIGLLIIGFFKGLQLWKQRRRYEVPNNQQHINLFPPGWSSGLLLTTAVLGFIITPQVFSSQTALERGITELLGATRAQPQAFRASIRPEERTLIDWVRTLNVYPEPDAYTGQKVKVQGFVIHPPELDQNHLILARFVITCCAADAYPAGLPVQLPENRDKYPPDTWLEIEGQMITENIANKRRLTIKATSLKEIPQPKNPYSY, encoded by the coding sequence ATGACTACAATCCAAAATCCAAAATCCAAAATCCAAAATCAGTTACTCCCTTGGCTAGATGTGTTAGCGATTACAGCTTGGGGAATTTTAATGCTGAAATACTGGTTCACAGGCGAACTGAATTTATTGATTCACCCAGATTTTTTTTGGTTAGTCATTTTGGGTGCTATTGGTTTACTAATCATTGGTTTTTTTAAGGGTTTACAACTTTGGAAACAACGCCGAAGGTATGAAGTACCCAATAATCAGCAGCATATAAATCTATTTCCCCCTGGTTGGAGTAGTGGGTTGCTCTTAACCACAGCAGTTTTAGGATTTATCATTACCCCCCAAGTATTTAGCTCTCAAACAGCACTAGAGCGCGGTATAACTGAACTATTGGGAGCAACACGCGCCCAACCCCAAGCCTTTCGTGCCTCCATCCGTCCAGAAGAGCGAACCCTGATAGACTGGGTACGCACACTTAACGTTTATCCAGAACCCGACGCTTATACAGGGCAAAAAGTCAAAGTCCAGGGATTTGTGATTCATCCCCCAGAATTAGATCAAAATCATTTGATATTAGCCAGATTTGTGATTACTTGTTGTGCAGCCGATGCCTATCCCGCAGGATTACCAGTTCAACTTCCAGAAAACCGCGATAAATACCCACCAGATACTTGGCTAGAAATTGAAGGACAGATGATCACAGAAAACATAGCCAATAAACGCCGATTAACCATTAAAGCTACTTCCCTCAAAGAAATACCTCAACCCAAAAATCCATATAGTTATTAG
- a CDS encoding Ig-like domain-containing protein → MTKTYKSIQALDRVAIAFMLLLSLLIGFVIWQGDAVRPVVRNFTWQNQKIGAEDTAFTLTFSRPMDTKSVEDNLKIDPPLAGKISWAGRRMVYTLVTPAPYGTNYKVSLEGARDKFSQTQGKNRLMQAFTGSFSTRNRALIYIGANQEEQGKLVLYNLTQEQKKVLTPKDLIVMDFEPFPNGDKILFSARSSKNPDLLSAQIYTVTTGITSDPNEQPEAPGKLDLLLDNKEYQNLKFDLSPDGQTIVVQRGKRDNPGDFGLWQLSTSRDSSGEKPTPQRLESQPGGDFLITPDSKAVAVAQGQGTAILSLEGDTTKPLDFLPQFGLVQAFSKDGSQAAMVKFNTDYTRDLFLVTNQGVQKQLLKTTGSILGCNFDPASPTLYCLLTQLVSQEQYIEQPYLVAINLKTQEQKPLLMLPPAQRNVQMSLAPDGLAILFDQIIPVGNTTASLPANTPKTDDGEPIATSSLWLMPLLPITDQGNPEIKPEQLPLVGFHPLWLP, encoded by the coding sequence ATGACTAAAACCTATAAATCTATCCAAGCACTAGATCGAGTAGCGATCGCCTTCATGCTGTTATTAAGTCTGCTGATTGGATTTGTGATCTGGCAAGGTGATGCAGTTAGACCAGTCGTTCGCAATTTTACTTGGCAGAATCAAAAAATCGGCGCTGAAGACACAGCTTTCACCCTCACCTTTAGTCGTCCAATGGACACCAAAAGCGTCGAGGATAATTTAAAAATCGATCCCCCACTGGCAGGTAAAATCAGTTGGGCCGGACGACGAATGGTTTACACACTCGTCACTCCAGCACCTTACGGGACTAACTATAAAGTTTCCCTAGAAGGAGCTAGAGATAAATTTTCCCAAACACAAGGCAAAAATAGGCTCATGCAAGCCTTTACAGGTAGCTTTTCTACTCGGAATCGAGCCTTAATTTACATAGGAGCTAATCAAGAAGAACAGGGAAAATTGGTACTGTATAACCTCACCCAAGAACAAAAAAAGGTACTCACCCCCAAAGACCTAATTGTTATGGACTTTGAGCCATTTCCCAACGGAGATAAAATACTTTTCTCGGCTCGCTCCTCCAAAAATCCAGACTTGCTCTCAGCCCAAATTTATACAGTCACCACAGGTATTACTAGTGATCCTAATGAACAACCTGAAGCACCAGGTAAACTTGACCTACTTTTAGATAACAAAGAGTATCAAAACCTCAAATTTGACCTCTCTCCTGATGGACAAACAATAGTAGTCCAAAGGGGAAAAAGAGATAATCCCGGAGACTTTGGACTGTGGCAGTTGTCAACATCCAGGGACAGTTCAGGAGAAAAACCCACCCCACAACGCTTAGAAAGCCAACCCGGAGGAGACTTCCTGATTACACCAGATAGCAAAGCCGTAGCAGTTGCCCAAGGACAAGGAACAGCAATTTTATCCCTGGAAGGAGATACAACTAAACCCCTAGATTTTCTACCGCAATTTGGCTTGGTTCAAGCTTTCTCTAAAGATGGTTCCCAAGCAGCAATGGTCAAATTTAATACTGATTACACGCGGGATTTATTCTTAGTCACTAACCAAGGTGTGCAGAAACAACTATTAAAAACCACAGGTTCAATTCTCGGTTGCAATTTTGATCCTGCCTCACCCACCCTTTACTGTTTGTTAACACAGCTAGTATCACAGGAACAATACATAGAACAACCTTATTTAGTGGCGATTAACCTCAAAACCCAAGAACAAAAACCACTGTTGATGTTACCCCCCGCTCAACGCAATGTGCAAATGAGTTTAGCACCCGATGGGTTGGCTATTTTGTTTGACCAGATAATTCCAGTAGGAAACACTACAGCATCATTACCAGCCAACACTCCAAAAACAGACGATGGAGAGCCGATCGCTACGAGCAGTCTGTGGTTAATGCCTCTTTTACCTATCACTGACCAAGGAAACCCCGAAATTAAGCCAGAACAACTGCCCTTAGTTGGTTTTCATCCCCTCTGGCTACCGTAA
- a CDS encoding permease, translating into MINQLNNGFTLFLSLLVEAMPFLLLGVLFSSLLLFFIDERKLVNIMPTNPLLGALFGSMIGFLFPVCECGNVPVARRLLMQGVPTPVAIGFLLAAPTINPIVIWATWTAFRDQPEIVVLRVVLSLAIATIIGFVFSFQKDLSPFLQPAIARYLKFNPPTQAEPKRKGKRYQLQEEPSISPLLQSGTYILGGKAGISTKLGGNLNQANITTSTPNKLFADKLRLVLDNIVQELRELGGVMVVGSAIAAAIQVLAPRELILSLGAGPITSILAMLVLAAVVSICSTVDSFFALSFASTFTTGSLLAFLVFGPMIDIKGVGLMLSIFKPKALFYLFALSGQLTLLFTLILNLHVM; encoded by the coding sequence ATGATCAATCAACTGAACAATGGTTTCACCCTATTTCTGAGTCTGCTAGTCGAGGCCATGCCTTTTTTGCTGCTAGGGGTGTTATTCTCCAGTTTGCTGTTATTTTTTATTGATGAGCGCAAATTGGTGAATATAATGCCCACAAATCCCCTGCTGGGGGCTTTATTTGGCAGTATGATAGGCTTTTTGTTTCCAGTGTGTGAGTGCGGTAACGTGCCAGTGGCAAGACGATTATTAATGCAAGGAGTACCCACACCAGTAGCCATTGGCTTTTTACTAGCAGCACCAACAATTAACCCAATTGTGATTTGGGCAACTTGGACAGCATTTAGAGATCAACCAGAAATAGTAGTGTTAAGAGTCGTATTGTCCTTAGCGATCGCTACAATTATCGGTTTTGTTTTCAGCTTCCAAAAAGATTTAAGTCCTTTCTTGCAACCGGCGATCGCACGTTATCTAAAATTTAATCCCCCCACTCAAGCCGAACCTAAACGCAAAGGAAAACGTTATCAGTTACAAGAAGAACCATCTATTAGTCCCCTGTTACAATCAGGAACTTATATTCTCGGTGGTAAAGCAGGTATATCCACAAAGCTGGGTGGAAATTTAAACCAGGCAAATATCACAACTTCTACCCCAAATAAACTTTTTGCAGACAAACTCCGTCTAGTATTGGATAATATAGTGCAAGAATTACGGGAATTAGGCGGAGTGATGGTAGTAGGAAGTGCAATAGCAGCCGCAATTCAAGTATTAGCCCCCCGTGAACTCATCCTCAGTTTAGGTGCAGGTCCAATTACCTCAATTCTTGCCATGTTGGTACTAGCAGCAGTAGTATCAATTTGTTCCACTGTCGATTCTTTCTTCGCCCTATCTTTCGCCTCAACCTTTACCACTGGTTCTTTGTTAGCTTTTCTAGTATTTGGACCAATGATTGATATCAAAGGTGTTGGATTGATGTTATCAATTTTCAAACCTAAAGCTCTATTTTATCTATTTGCTTTATCCGGACAATTAACACTTTTATTTACCTTAATTTTGAATTTGCACGTCATGTAA
- a CDS encoding glycosyl hydrolase family 57, translating to MLKLPSNLPNLPEIIDDLPNISGWEKEVLSVVNHNQPVFLPTTNIKLADVKAVFAIALHMHQPTIPAGHNGSLISNLQYMFEHQNEGDNHNAGPFAYCYSRMGEFIPELVHQGCNPRVMLDYSGNLLWGLQQMGRNDILENLKRITCDSTYQPYVEWLGTMWSHAVIPSTPIADIKLHIIAWQHHFAAIFGWEALARIKGFSPPEMHLPNHPDTLFAFIKALKECGYRWLLVQEHTVETINGEPLIYKHLPHRLIARNSQGEKVSITALIKTQGSDTKLVAQMQPYYEAKTLNKQQLGNVLVPPIVSQIGDGENGGVMMNEFPGGFKQAWWDMLENGGGKSGVVGVCGTEYLELLEVAGCQPEDFPQCQPIGQHQIWQRIATDNYQPDAVENAIQEIKKTNSNFHVDGASWTNHISWVQGYENVLSPMYELSNSFHEKFDKLLSNQSSEPVTRETHYRQVLLHNLLLQTSCFRYWGQGVWTDYAKEIYQRGKNLM from the coding sequence ATGTTAAAATTACCATCTAATCTGCCCAATTTACCCGAAATCATTGATGATTTACCAAATATATCAGGTTGGGAAAAAGAAGTTCTATCTGTAGTAAACCATAATCAACCTGTATTTTTACCAACAACAAATATTAAATTAGCAGATGTAAAAGCAGTATTTGCGATCGCTCTCCATATGCACCAACCCACTATACCAGCGGGACATAATGGTTCACTGATCAGCAACCTGCAATATATGTTTGAACACCAAAACGAAGGAGACAACCACAACGCAGGACCATTTGCTTATTGTTATAGTCGCATGGGAGAATTTATTCCTGAATTAGTCCATCAAGGTTGTAATCCCCGTGTCATGTTGGATTATTCTGGTAATCTATTATGGGGACTGCAACAAATGGGAAGAAATGATATTTTAGAAAATCTCAAACGCATAACCTGTGATTCCACCTATCAACCTTATGTAGAATGGTTGGGAACAATGTGGAGTCATGCAGTCATTCCTTCCACACCCATAGCTGATATTAAACTACACATTATTGCTTGGCAACATCATTTTGCAGCAATTTTTGGATGGGAAGCACTAGCAAGAATTAAAGGATTTTCACCCCCAGAAATGCACCTTCCCAACCATCCAGATACCCTATTTGCATTTATCAAAGCCCTCAAAGAATGTGGTTATCGTTGGTTATTGGTGCAAGAACATACCGTAGAAACAATTAACGGTGAACCTCTAATTTATAAACATTTACCACATCGTTTAATTGCTCGAAATTCCCAAGGAGAAAAAGTTAGTATTACCGCATTAATTAAAACCCAAGGTTCAGATACTAAATTAGTTGCCCAAATGCAGCCATACTATGAAGCGAAAACTTTAAATAAACAACAATTAGGTAATGTTTTAGTACCGCCAATTGTCAGCCAAATAGGTGATGGTGAAAACGGTGGCGTGATGATGAATGAATTTCCTGGCGGTTTTAAACAAGCTTGGTGGGATATGTTAGAAAATGGGGGAGGTAAAAGTGGCGTTGTCGGTGTTTGTGGTACAGAATATTTAGAATTACTAGAAGTTGCTGGTTGTCAACCAGAAGATTTTCCCCAATGTCAACCCATCGGACAACATCAAATTTGGCAGCGAATAGCTACAGATAATTATCAACCAGATGCTGTAGAAAATGCCATTCAAGAAATTAAGAAAACTAACTCTAATTTCCATGTTGACGGTGCATCATGGACAAATCATATTAGTTGGGTACAGGGATACGAAAATGTTTTATCTCCGATGTATGAATTAAGTAATTCATTTCATGAAAAATTTGATAAACTCTTATCCAATCAATCGAGTGAACCTGTAACTAGAGAAACCCACTACCGCCAAGTTTTATTACATAATCTATTATTGCAAACAAGCTGTTTCAGATATTGGGGACAAGGAGTTTGGACAGATTATGCAAAGGAAATTTACCAACGTGGTAAAAATTTAATGTAA